The Sulfitobacter indolifex genome contains the following window.
CACTGGCTGTGGCGTGGCGCACGGCGTCCTTGAACTCAAGCGCGGCCGCGGCGTCAATCCGTTCGTGCAGCACGCTGACCACGCAAAAGCGGTCTTCTGTTTTAGCGGAAACTTCCATAGACATGCCTCAAGACTGTGAAGTTCAAGACATGATTAACCGCAAAACCTTACCAATTGGTATGCGGCCCAACTCAAGGAGAACGTGATGCGCAATGTTGTCATAACCGGTGCAGCCAGAACCCCGATGGGCGGCTTTCAGGGCGCTTTCGAAGGGCTTACGGCCGCGGAATTGGGCGGCAGCGCGATCAAGGCCGCGTTGGGCGCGATGAACCCCGCCGAGGTGCAAGAACTGCTGATGGGCTGCGTTCTGCCCGCAGGGCAGGGCCAAGCGCCCGCGCGTCAGGCCGGTTTTAAGGCAGGTCTTGGCGAAGAGGTGCCGGCCACCACGCTCAACAAGATGTGCGGTTCAGGCATGAAGGCGGCGATGATGGCCTTTGACCAGATCGCACTTGGCCATACCGATGTGATGGTCGCGGGCGGCATGGAGAGCATGACCAACGCGCCCTATGTGCTGCCCAAAATGCGCGGCGGCGCGCGGCTAGGCCATGGGCAGGTGATCGATCATATGTTCCTTGATGGCTTGGAAGATGCTTACGACAAGGGTCGCCTGATGGGCACCTTCGCCGAGGATTGCGCCGAGCGTTTCCAGTTCACCCGCGAGACGCAGGATAACTATGCGCTGGCATCGCTGTCGCGCGCGATTGAGGCGCAGGAAGGCGGTGCTTTCGCCGATGAAATCGCCCCGGTTGAGGTGATATCGCGCAAAGGCAGCACCACGGTTAGCGCGGACGAACAGCCCGCCAGCGCCCGGCCTGAGAAGATCCCGCAGCTAAAGCCTGCTTTCCGCGAGGGGGGCACGGTGACGGCGGCAAACTCCTCTTCGATTTCAGACGGAGCGGCGGCTTTGGTTCTGGCGGATGAGGACAGCGCCAATGCCAAGGGTCTGAACATCCGTG
Protein-coding sequences here:
- a CDS encoding thiolase family protein — translated: MRNVVITGAARTPMGGFQGAFEGLTAAELGGSAIKAALGAMNPAEVQELLMGCVLPAGQGQAPARQAGFKAGLGEEVPATTLNKMCGSGMKAAMMAFDQIALGHTDVMVAGGMESMTNAPYVLPKMRGGARLGHGQVIDHMFLDGLEDAYDKGRLMGTFAEDCAERFQFTRETQDNYALASLSRAIEAQEGGAFADEIAPVEVISRKGSTTVSADEQPASARPEKIPQLKPAFREGGTVTAANSSSISDGAAALVLADEDSANAKGLNIRARIVGHASHAQAPGLFTTAPVPAAQKLLERIGWKKEDVDLWEVNEAFAVVPLAFMHEMDLSHDIVNVNGGACALGHPIGASGARIMVTLLNALEKRGLKRGIAAICIGGGEGTAIAIERP